Proteins co-encoded in one Fusarium musae strain F31 chromosome 3, whole genome shotgun sequence genomic window:
- a CDS encoding hypothetical protein (EggNog:ENOG41) yields the protein MPSHFAQPQTQQQLQVLSHPHQPPLSVIPHQQAFVPPQLQPHLYMSPDNIANFDMVLGGFDPNAIQAYPMASQGNAPLATSIPTAMAITSGPLNPPLDGFLDELSYYSYGSQAWIPTNNLFGG from the coding sequence ATGCCCTCTCATTTTGCTCAACCTCAAACCCAGCAACAGCTACAGGTTCTttcccatcctcatcagccacCGCTATCGGTAATACCACATCAGCAGGCTTTTGTTCcacctcagcttcagcctcaccTTTACATGAGTCCTGATAACATTGCCAACTTTGACATGGTCCTAGGGGGCTTTGACCCCAATGCTATCCAAGCTTACCCGATGGCATCGCAGGGCAACGCTCCGTTAGCAACCAGCATCCCGACAGCTATGGCTATTACCAGTGGGCCACTAAACCCTCCTCTGGACGGCTTCTTGGACGAGTTGAGCTATTATTCGTACGGATCTCAGGCATGGATCCCAACAAATAACTTGTTCGGAGGCTAA
- a CDS encoding hypothetical protein (EggNog:ENOG41), producing the protein MLINLDFSDANMGFLSQRATEAVGGLDLPWRFAPRGDYDADHNPNGLISFGTAEHALVTEDLKEFTDKNVVISHEDFLYRGSHAGGSRFPKALAAHLNEYLQPYSPVTPHMIRCVGAATAMHDILAWGIADPGDGVLTSRPVYGRFELDFGNMSQVRVVYSNNTIEEAFQDDIVEKFEEALLRSRKAGVNVKMVLIVNPHNPLGRCYHKSTLISIMQFCQKHRLHLLSDEIYACSVFDTDEPADPFASILSINPTDLIDPELLHVTYGLSKDFGAAGLRLGAIITRSQPVLRAIEAAMRFNNPSGASLAIGSAMLEDREWCRAFIDSSRLKLAQAHRHITSQLRDMGIKYLPGSNAGFFIWVDLSPYLPSDFDGDSNQEFALAKRFHKMGVFLHPREEHSIEPGWFRMVYSQDPRTVTEGLRSLNGSGKG; encoded by the exons ATGCTGATCAACCTCGATTTCTCCGATGCAAATATGGGTTTCCTATCACAACGAGCCACAGAGGCAGTTGGCGGACTGGACCTTCCATGGAGATTCGCACCGAGAGGGGACTATGATGCAGATCATAACCCAAATGGTTTGATATCATTTGGCACAGCTGAACAT GCTTTGGTGACGGAGGATTTGAAGGAGTTCACAGACAAGAAT GTCGTCATCTCCCATGAGGATTTCCTCTATCGAGGTAGCCATGCAGGGGGTTCTCGCTTCCCCAAAGCACTAGCGGCCCATCTCAATGAATACCTTCAACCTTATAGCCCTGTGACTCCTCATATGATTCGGTGCGTTGGTGCTGCTACCGCAATGCATGATATTCTCGCATGGGGAATTGCAGACCCTGGTGATGGTGTCCTGACTAGCAGGCCTGTATATGGCCGATTCGAGCTTGATTTCGGCAACATGTCTCAAGTCAGAGTCGTATACTCCAACAATACGATAGAAGAAGCGTTTCAAGATGACATTGTCGAAAAGTTCGAGGAAGCGTTGTTGCGCTCTCGAAAGGCCGGCGTCAATGTCAAGATGGTGCTAATCGTTAATCCCCACAACCCCCTTG GACGCTGTTATCATAAATCAACGCTCATCAGTATAATGCAATTCTGTCAAAAGCATAGACTGCATCTTCTGAGCGATGAGATATACGCCTGCTCCGTCTTCGATACAGACGAGCCCGCAGACCCCTTTGCCTCGATACTTTCAATCAATCCGACGGATCTTATAGATCCGGAACTTCTTCATGTCACCTATGGTCTAAGCAAAGACTTTGGTGCAGCTGGTCTTCGGCTTGGTGCCATAATCACTCGCAGCCAACCTGTCCTCCGGGCTATCGAAGCGGCCATGCGATTCAATAACCCCTCTGGAGCCAGCTTAGCTATCGGAAGTGCCATGCTTGAGGATCGAGAGTGGTGTCGAGCTTTTATTGACTCTTCACGGCTGAAGCTTGCCCAAGCCCACCGCCACATCACGTCCCAGCTCCGTGACATGGGTATCAAGTACTTACCCGGCAGCAACGCAGGGTTCTTTATCTGGGTTGATCTATCCCCGTACCTTCCATCCGATTTCGACGGAGATTCGAATCAAGAATTTGCTCTGGCGAAAAGGTTTCACAAGATGGGTGTGTTTCTGCACCCTCGCGAGGAGCATTCTATCGAGCCGGGATGGTTCCGAATGGTATATTCGCAAGATCCAAGAACTGTTACCGAGGGGCTTCGGAG CCTGAATGGCAGTGGAAAAGGATAA
- a CDS encoding hypothetical protein (EggNog:ENOG41~BUSCO:EOG09260LS9), producing MSALTEISLPSFQKIASGKVRDLFELPDKNTLLFVASDRVSAYDAVLKNPIPDKGKILTLVSAHWFQVLTERIPGLRTHFISLDIPEGITPEEAKTIRNRSMVVKKLSVIKIESIVRGYLTGSAFKEYKQKGTVHGITVEPGMEEAQKFKQPIWTPSTKADAGEHDENIHPDDAWKEVGDRETADRVKELSLKIYEEAAKYAEERGILLADTKFEFAKDGEGNIYLVDEVLTPDSSRFWPAAGYMPGRDQDSFDKQFIRNWLTKEGLKGKEGVELPQDIVQATADRYREAFLMLTGKKFEDAVSQ from the exons ATGTCTGCTTTGACGGAAATCTCGCTCCCAAGCTTTCAAAAGATTGCTTCGGGCAAAGTGCGCGACCTATTCGAGCTGCCAGACAAGAATACCCTTCTCTTTGTTGCCTCCGATCGTGTCTCTGCATACGATGCTGTTCTGAAGAACCCAATCCCTGACAAGGGCAAGATTTTGACACTCGTCTCGGCCCATTGGTTCCAAGTTTTGACAGAGCGCATTCCCGGTCTCCGCACCCATTTCATCAGTCTCGATATTCCCGAGGGCATCACTcctgaagaagcaaagaccaTCAGGAACCGTTCGATGGTCGTGAAGAAGCTTTCTGTCATCAAGATCGAATCAATTGT ACGAGGTTACCTGACAGGTTCAGCTTTCAAGGAGTACAAGCAGAAAGGAACCGTCCATGGCATCACCGTCGAGCCTGGTATGGAAGAAGCCCAAAAGTTCAAGCAGCCTATCTGGACGCCAAGCACCAAGGCTGATGCTGGAGAACACGACGAGAACATCCACCCTGATGACGCTTGGAAAGAGGTTGGCGATCGTGAGACTGCAGACCGGGTTAAGGAACTTTCCCTCAAGATATACGAGGAGGCCGCCAAGTATGCCGAAGAGCGAGGCATTCTCTTGGCTGACACCAAGTTTGAATTTGCCAAGGATGGAGAAGGAAACATCTACCTCGTCGATGAGGTTCTGACCCCTGATTCTTCTCGATTCTGGCCAGCAGCCGGCTACATGCCTGGCCGCGACCAGGACAGCTTTGACAAGCAGTTCATTCGCAACTGGCTCACTAAGGAAGGactcaagggcaaggagggCGTGGAGCTACCCCAGGATATCGTTCAGGCTACAGCAGACCGCTACCGAGAGGCCTTCCTCATGTTGACTGGTAAGAAGTTCGAGGATGCTGTTAGCCAGTAG
- a CDS encoding hypothetical protein (EggNog:ENOG41) yields MLQPQHVIKSSGDDDDDAPEIEESEWEKKLFASLNAIQAEPKLVSFKSYQEFVNPDHYTDIIKELSHSVQGTDNKAQNVWELDHAQFDLREP; encoded by the exons ATGTTACAACCACAACACGTCATCAAAAGTAgtggcgacgacgacgacgacgcgCCTGAGATCGAAGAAAGTGaatgggagaagaagctgttcgCGTCCTTGAATGCCATTCAGGCAGAACCTAAACTTGTATCCTTCAAAAGCTACCAGGAGTTCGTCAACCCAG ATCACTATACCGATATCATCAAAGAGCTGAGCCACTCGGTTCAGGGTACTGACAACAAGGCCCAGAACGTCTGGGAGCTTGACCATGCGCAATTCGACTTGCGAGAGCCATAG